CTcatgctcctctgacattgctacactaaaacacaggaaaacGGAGGGAAATTATCtcgggtggaataaaatgtatgtctgaccctttagggcttctgtagattagatttactttattcatcccaccatggtgaaatgtacttgttacagcagcagaagaagaaagtgtagcatacactacagaattagaaaaaagtagaaagggaaaaaaaaccccacaataAACAGTCGTCTGTTAAGGTCAATTTTAACAGTAACTATGTTAAAATTGACCTGAgataatttaaatatgtacagagaaagGACATTTGTAGCAACATTGACTGCTAAGATAAAAAGTGAATGACTCAATAAGTTGCCAATAAATGCACCAAGAACAAGTACAGATATTGATTAATTGACTAAAGTTAAGTTTATATTTGTTGCttctgcttgtgtttatttaaccCATAATTCCcctatttaatgtatttatttactctgAACCACCGAGTGAAAAGCTGACCTGTGATACCTCCGTTCATTTTTAATCCTTGGGTGTATTTCTGGTAGTTAAGGCTGTCCAAAGGATAAAGGTTTTATTTGTAAGCTGCCTGGGAAAAGTTTGTGTCTTTTGACTGcacttgtttttaaagaataccAATACTTGACTAATTAATATGTTGACTGACAGTGTGATTGGTTATATTAATTTGGCTTTGGAAGTCTAACCTGGCACACACTGCTCTGAAAACAATTACAGGTTTTACTTGTTTATGTAAAGTGAAAGTAGTTCTAACTTAAATCGATGTCTACACAGACGGTTTGTGTCAGGTTATACACAGACGCCTGTACGCAGCCCACCAGCCTGGTTACACCGTCTGAATTTACTCTGAACATGgttataaaacaaacagtagGCTCCACGTGGGTTTGTAAAAATTTGCATGCCGTTGGCCACAAGAGTAAACCGTGACAGCACAGTGAGAGTGAAGCTCGAAACAGGAATATGAGCCGAATGGTCGGCTTGTACCGCGTTAATGGAACAACCTCAGTGCTAGTGTGCACAAGGCTGTACCTATCAGTGTGGCACATCTGTTACAAATCACTTGGACCTAATGTGCTGTCGTCACATCACACTTTAATCTTATACCTTTGACGATGTTCAGGGGCGGTTAGATAACTAACTTTCATAGTGAGGGAGAATATTTGTTGACAGGCAAAGGAGCTAAAACAGGTTTTCAGATGAGTTGATGTGAAACTTTGTCCAAAGAAGTTGGAAGTCCATCAGTGGTTTGGAGTTTAATTGTTGATGATCTTGTGATGTGTGCTCTGTCCTGTCTGCAGGTCGACAAGGTGACTGGTCGCTTCAATGGTCAGTTCAAGACCTACGCTATCTGCGGCGCCATCCGCAGGATGGTAAGAAAACACTTGAATAAGTTTGTAGCTGTGCAGCTTCTCTCATCCATTAAAATATCAGACGTTTGAATGTGTGGACAGACGTGGAGTTGGAGTCAGTGTGTCACATCAGTGTGTTGTGGTCGCTGTAACTATGGTATCTCAAACAGTACCAGTAATCTTTGTGACATAGGATGAGCAAAGACTACATAGGATGGAATATTGGGGAACACGTATTGTGAATTACAGTCACATTCTCTGGAACAGGAGTCTGTACTTTATGGCTGTTTGACCCCCggagcagcagcttcacatGAACATGACGACAGCTGTCGTGCTTTTCATAATTTCATCAATGATTCATAGAGTGATGTGAAGTTCTCTTTTATGGATGAATTATTTATTGCCCCAGAAATATGTCACCATGCATCCTGAGTTGTAACGTCCTGTGTTCTGTTATGGAAACCTTCCATGACTTCTAAATCTGaacgtgttgtgtttttttcctttcgcAGGGTGAGTCTGATGACTCCATCCTGAGGCTGGCGAAGAATGACTCCGTTGTTGCAAAGTAAGCCGATAACCGCCACCACTGCATTTCATGCTTCATGCTAAAGTTTTGTGCTTCAAAGCAGAAGTTGTTCCTCCGTCAGTGGAGCGGGCATCAGCTGTGCACTTTAGTAAAAACAGTCctgcacaaaacaaattaaaatactaATTTACAGTCAGTTCCTGAGACGTCTGgactttttccacagcagactgAAGCTTTTAATGACGGGACGCTTGAATACAGTCAGTCAGCATGCTCCAGCACCAGGAGCctgaaattgataatatatttatttacttactgCGACATGTTAAAGAGTTCTCTGAGAAAGATCTACCTGTTCATAAAAAGATTGTCCTGCAAgtttgaaaaggaaaaaatggtttcacattaaaaaaaagtaataaccAGTTACACCAGGGGTCCATGACCCTGCAAAGGTACTGCTGGGGGTCTGCCtatttttgtcataattaacaattttcaccaaaaataatggtgaatgtcCAGATAAATGAGTAACTACAAACTCTTAATTGGATGAATCAGCGGACTTATCCAAAGACGCACAATCAAACGCATAGAGGCTGAGAACCCAGTGTATAAATAGGTTTATAAGAGTTAAACAAAGTCAGTATAAAATATAGgtcaggcttaaaatgtgaaacattaatCACTATCTGTATCTGTTGGTAATTTAAAATCTAACATGTCGTCttgtcctctctccttcttttgttTCACAGGAACTTCTAAGTGACTCTGGATCTGTGGaaactttgtaaaataaaacaatgaaaaaaaacctTTGCTTGTCATTGTTTTGTCAGAGAAAGGCGTAAACATGCTACGTGCTGAGAACAGTGTGTCTCATTCGAGAGGAAATATTTCATGACCGATGACGATCTGACTAATGCGAGACAGTGGACTCTTTTGCtgacttgtttaaaaaaagtctgtacATTGGATGACTTGATTCAAGACGTGGTTGTAATATTCTGTTGAGTCATGCTGTCAAGTGGAAAAATTCCAAAAGTTGGGAGTTGACCATCAGTAAAATTCCAACAATGCACATTCTGCAAAATTTTTATGAGTTTTTAAATGCAGATGTGGATCAAAGGTTtgattatataataaatacaagaGATCTTTTTGGTTGAGACGGGTCTAAAGATGCCTGTTCACTGGTCACATGCAGTCTGACTATAACATGCTGGACATACAAAAGAACACAAAGCAGAAACTaattttaaagttaaagcttGTCAGACTGGAAGCCAAGTTTTGACTCCTAAGTGAAGATTTTGAAATCGGCATTTGCAGAAACTAAaactttgtgttcatgtgttgagATTGAAGATGTTTAGATGTTTCCTCATGTAGGTCAGTATGAACCATGACACAGTGCTGAACTGTTCCCACCTTCACACAGGACTTCATCTTCAGAGGTTCATCCTGCAGATGGCAGCATTTGAcaagaaataaagttttcatCGTCACTGCTGATTTTCAATATTGACCTGACTGTCAGTTAATGAGAGCTTctgtataatgtaatatataatataatcttgCTTATGTAGAGTGCATTCTTATATTTAAGCGACATTTTCCCAGAGGCCAAACTTTCTGTATTCAAGcctcttttttaaaagcaaaaacattaaTAAGCAGTCCTATATAAACCAAGAGCTAAGATATACataaaatggagaaaacagtgcaaaaaGACAGTTTTAGAGTTTGTatgcatttcatttaattttgagAAATTTTAGATTTATAGTTATTTATAGATAGTTTCTCTTTTCGGATAGCAGACAAAAACTACACACTATGTTTTTGTATAGTAATGAAAATTGtacagaatgaaaataaacaaagaaaataagtgTTTGTCTCACAGAAAGAGCaattaataacaatatatttaaatatttttttgtaaataacgATTTGCTGGTCAGCAGACTTCTCGAGGTTTATTTATAATCAAGTAACTTAAGAAAAtaattgctttgtgtgtgtgaaacagcgCCCCCCCTTTGAGTACAACGTGTGCCTAATGACAGTTTGTGTGGTGAAAGAGGGTATTGCCCCGCACTGATGCAGAACCTCATAACCAAAACTCATGACACACCTACAGTCACTGTTTTTACAGTCTTAGTCTCAGATCCATGTGTTAGAAAGTCCagtagtagtttttttttgttggctgcaacaaaatgaaaaggaCGTTACATCCAGCAATTACTATCaatgcattttaattttaattttttataaatacTGGTTTGCAACTGGGATAAGTTttctgaaatgtgtgaaacagcGCCCCCTTTGGAGTGCAACGTGTGCCAAATGACAGTTTGTGTGGTGAAAGAGGGTATTGCCACGCACAAATGCAAGTACTACGGAGGGAATCCTGTCAAGCCCGGACCAAGAGAAGGCAGGTCGAGTTGGAGTCCGTTTACACTCcgattaaat
The sequence above is drawn from the Larimichthys crocea isolate SSNF chromosome XV, L_crocea_2.0, whole genome shotgun sequence genome and encodes:
- the rps21 gene encoding small ribosomal subunit protein eS21 isoform X2, with amino-acid sequence MQNDAGEFVDLYVPRKCSASNRIIGAKDHASIQINIAEVDKVTGRFNGQFKTYAICGAIRRMGESDDSILRLAKNDSVVAKNF